From one Paeniglutamicibacter psychrophenolicus genomic stretch:
- a CDS encoding alpha/beta hydrolase gives MTNALRDVRSTGWTTSETPDAVVLFLHGFGSNEQDLSGLAPALGLSLPWASLRAPLELGNGGAAWFEITTPGAPDAAPVEAATAAIWSWIDQNVDPATRIIPVGFSQGGLMASQLLRTRPERVIAPVILGGFVLGATQLGDESLRENLPAAFWGRGSEDRVIAPVAIARTTEFLPAHTSLVEKVYQGLAHGINAAELDDVRDFITAHIGAEVVSGA, from the coding sequence ATGACCAACGCACTGCGCGACGTACGCTCAACCGGATGGACCACCAGCGAGACTCCCGACGCGGTCGTGCTCTTCCTGCACGGCTTCGGCTCCAACGAACAAGACCTCAGCGGGCTGGCACCGGCCCTTGGCCTGAGCCTTCCCTGGGCCTCGCTGCGTGCACCGCTCGAACTCGGCAACGGCGGCGCGGCTTGGTTTGAGATCACCACCCCCGGTGCCCCGGATGCCGCCCCGGTCGAGGCGGCGACCGCCGCGATCTGGTCCTGGATCGACCAGAACGTCGACCCGGCCACCCGCATCATTCCCGTCGGCTTCTCCCAGGGCGGGCTCATGGCCAGCCAGCTGCTGCGCACCCGCCCCGAGCGCGTCATCGCCCCGGTGATCCTGGGCGGATTCGTCCTCGGTGCAACCCAGCTCGGCGACGAGTCGCTGCGCGAGAACCTTCCGGCGGCGTTCTGGGGCCGCGGCTCCGAGGACCGGGTCATTGCTCCGGTCGCGATCGCCCGCACCACCGAATTCCTGCCGGCCCACACTTCGCTCGTCGAGAAGGTCTACCAGGGACTGGCCCACGGCATCAACGCCGCCGAGCTCGACGACGTCCGCGACTTCATCACCGCCCATATCGGCGCCGAGGTGGTCTCCGGCGCATGA
- a CDS encoding LLM class flavin-dependent oxidoreductase has protein sequence MSAANPFEIGIFTFGELTRDAAGKPMDAATRMRDILEWARVADEAGLDVFGVGEHHREDFAVSSPPVVLAAAAAQTKNIRLTSTVTVLSSADPVRVFEDFATLDLISSGRAELTAGRGAYLESFPLFGQDLQRYDEYFDDRLELLLKIRDENPVSWNGSTRPPLHDAGIWPRPVQDSLPIWAAVGGTPASAVRAGKLGLPLYLAILGDPPRFAPLAELYRRSAVDAGREPGRIGVTSHFYVEETSQGARDTFFPHYSSYIGQNMPRAGRLDRDAFESWASPRGALFAGSPAQIVEKILWEHEILGHARFLAQVGLGGLSQTHTLRSIELLATEVLPAVRAALKN, from the coding sequence ATGAGTGCCGCCAACCCGTTTGAGATCGGGATCTTCACCTTCGGCGAGCTCACCCGCGACGCCGCCGGCAAGCCGATGGATGCCGCCACGCGCATGCGCGACATCCTCGAGTGGGCGCGGGTGGCCGACGAGGCCGGGCTGGATGTCTTTGGCGTGGGGGAGCATCACCGCGAGGACTTCGCCGTTTCCTCCCCTCCGGTCGTGCTGGCGGCTGCCGCCGCGCAAACGAAGAACATTCGCCTGACCAGCACCGTCACGGTGCTCTCCAGCGCCGACCCGGTGCGCGTGTTCGAGGACTTCGCGACCCTTGATTTGATCAGCTCCGGGCGGGCCGAGCTCACCGCGGGCCGCGGCGCCTACCTGGAATCCTTCCCGCTCTTCGGCCAGGACCTGCAGCGCTATGACGAGTACTTCGATGACCGGCTCGAGCTGCTGCTCAAGATCCGCGACGAAAATCCTGTCAGCTGGAATGGCAGCACCCGTCCGCCGCTGCACGATGCCGGGATCTGGCCGCGTCCGGTGCAGGACTCCCTGCCGATCTGGGCGGCCGTGGGTGGCACGCCGGCCTCGGCCGTCCGGGCCGGAAAGCTGGGCCTACCGCTGTACCTGGCGATCCTCGGCGATCCGCCGCGCTTCGCGCCGCTGGCCGAACTCTACCGCCGCTCCGCCGTGGACGCGGGCCGGGAACCCGGGCGGATCGGGGTGACCTCGCACTTCTACGTCGAGGAGACCTCGCAGGGAGCCCGCGACACGTTCTTCCCGCACTACAGCTCCTACATCGGGCAGAATATGCCCCGGGCAGGCCGGCTGGACCGGGATGCCTTTGAGTCCTGGGCATCCCCGCGCGGGGCCCTGTTCGCCGGCAGCCCGGCCCAGATCGTGGAGAAGATCCTCTGGGAGCACGAGATCCTGGGGCACGCCCGCTTTCTGGCCCAGGTCGGCCTCGGCGGCCTGTCCCAGACACATACGCTGCGCTCCATCGAACTGCTTGCCACCGAGGTGCTGCCCGCCGTCCGGGCGGCCTTGAAAAACTAG
- a CDS encoding IclR family transcriptional regulator: MDAGSPRNEYVQAFERGLAVISVFDGSPLTLSEVAERVGMSPAAARRYLSTLTQLGYFAHHGGRFSAQARLLELSDPFLVANDPTLRARPVLEELTGRINETSTLTLLKGHEVLNVLDIQTNHELAIQVQRGRLLPVYCTAMGRAMLSLLPGDGAARLLEATEPEPRTKHTLTDPGQILKQVQLARTRGYALVEEEHTAGIRTMSMAFELPRGELAAFSAPTPMARESRQEYVARVEEPLRDAVRAMTGAAAP; this comes from the coding sequence ATGGATGCAGGGTCACCCCGCAATGAGTACGTCCAGGCGTTCGAACGCGGGTTGGCGGTGATTTCCGTCTTTGACGGCTCCCCGCTGACCCTCTCCGAGGTTGCCGAGCGGGTGGGCATGTCCCCCGCGGCCGCCCGGCGCTATCTGAGCACACTGACCCAGCTGGGGTACTTCGCCCACCATGGGGGACGCTTTTCGGCCCAGGCCAGGTTGCTCGAGCTCTCCGATCCCTTCCTGGTCGCAAACGACCCCACGCTGCGGGCCCGTCCCGTTCTGGAGGAACTGACCGGCCGCATCAACGAGACCAGCACGCTCACGCTGCTCAAGGGCCACGAGGTGCTCAACGTCCTGGACATCCAAACGAACCACGAGCTGGCCATCCAGGTCCAGCGCGGCCGGCTGCTGCCGGTCTATTGCACGGCCATGGGCCGGGCCATGCTCTCCCTGCTGCCGGGCGACGGCGCCGCCAGGCTGCTGGAGGCAACGGAGCCCGAACCCCGCACGAAGCACACGCTGACCGACCCTGGGCAGATCCTGAAACAGGTCCAGCTGGCCCGGACGCGCGGCTATGCACTGGTGGAGGAGGAGCACACCGCCGGGATCCGGACGATGTCCATGGCCTTCGAACTACCCCGCGGAGAACTGGCCGCCTTCAGCGCCCCGACCCCGATGGCACGCGAGTCCCGTCAGGAATACGTTGCCCGGGTCGAGGAACCGCTGCGCGACGCGGTGCGGGCCATGACCGGCGCCGCTGCGCCCTAG